One genomic region from Desulfovibrio porci encodes:
- a CDS encoding NirD/YgiW/YdeI family stress tolerance protein: protein MRYLLTLVMLAVLAVPAYAAFEGPNSGQSMGGFQGPTGGVQADTVKKAQSSWDDAPVVLTGNIVERLAGSDDKYLFKDATGQIIVDIDHEIFAGRTVTPQTRVRLSGKVDKDMMEPVKIDVKVLEILK, encoded by the coding sequence ATGCGTTATCTGCTTACCTTGGTCATGCTGGCCGTGCTGGCTGTTCCCGCTTACGCGGCGTTTGAAGGTCCCAATTCCGGTCAGAGCATGGGCGGTTTTCAGGGGCCCACCGGCGGCGTGCAGGCCGACACGGTGAAAAAGGCCCAGAGTTCCTGGGACGACGCGCCTGTGGTGCTCACCGGCAATATCGTGGAGCGCCTGGCCGGCAGCGACGACAAATACCTGTTCAAGGACGCCACGGGCCAGATCATCGTGGACATCGACCATGAGATTTTCGCGGGCCGCACCGTAACCCCCCAGACCAGGGTGCGCCTGTCCGGCAAGGTGGACAAGGACATGATGGAACCCGTCAAGATTGATGTGAAGGTTCTGGAAATTCTGAAGTAA
- a CDS encoding YgiW/YdeI family stress tolerance OB fold protein, whose product MRYLLFLALAALLAAPVSAAETANPAPGPKPSASPDGVHGTTGIVSTDTVARALNAPNKSPVVLTGHIVERVPGKADKYLFKDESGSLMVEISHEVFAGREITPESRVRLFGKLKKYPNKPLRVDVSVLQLLQ is encoded by the coding sequence ATGCGTTATCTGCTTTTTCTGGCCCTGGCGGCCCTGCTGGCGGCGCCGGTGTCCGCCGCTGAAACGGCAAACCCGGCTCCGGGGCCAAAACCGTCGGCGTCGCCGGACGGCGTTCATGGGACTACCGGCATCGTGAGCACGGATACCGTCGCCAGGGCTTTGAACGCTCCCAACAAAAGCCCGGTGGTGCTGACCGGCCATATTGTGGAGCGCGTGCCCGGCAAGGCTGACAAATACCTGTTCAAGGACGAAAGCGGCAGCCTCATGGTGGAGATCAGCCATGAGGTCTTTGCCGGGCGGGAGATCACCCCGGAAAGCCGGGTGCGGTTGTTCGGAAAACTGAAAAAATATCCCAATAAACCGTTGCGGGTGGACGTGAGCGTTCTGCAATTGCTGCAATAG